From Apium graveolens cultivar Ventura chromosome 9, ASM990537v1, whole genome shotgun sequence, the proteins below share one genomic window:
- the LOC141686161 gene encoding uncharacterized protein LOC141686161 produces the protein MREKDWQPLPRPEKEFIKLNANKAAIVAVLKMESDYRPPTPIKYGWPPSSRCCDYHEDIGDTTELCFQLSYLIESKFHRGQLVHQEDTSQRDRRHDEDRVIHVIFGGIAAKDTSNNSRKQYAREVVKLNPSRVKCQHANPLPIISFSDNEYHPDLVEDHQDALVITTRIGNNIAKKLHVDNGSSVASYITMLSP, from the coding sequence ATGCGAGAAAAAGATTGGCAGCCTCTCCCTCGGCCCGAAAAAGAATTCATTAAGCTCAATGCTAACAAGGCAGCAATCGTGGCCGTGTTAAAGATGGAGTCAGACTATCGTCCCCCGACGCCTATAAAATATGGATGGCCACCCAGTTCGAGGTGTTGTGACTACCATGAGGACATAGGTGACACAACAGAACTATGCTTCCAACTAAGCTATCTCATTGAGAGTAAGTTCCATCGAGGACAGCTAGTCCACCAAGAGGACACATCCCAACGAGATCGGAGACATGATGAGGACAGAGTAATTCATGTTATATTCGGGGGAATAGCAGCCAAAGATACTTCGAATAACTCCAGGAAGCAATATGCAAGAGAAGTCGTTAAGCTAAATCCCTCGAGAGTCAAATGCCAACACGCAAATCCTTTACCAATTATCTCTTTCTCCGACAATGAATATCACCCCGATCTCGTCGAGGATCATCAAGATGCTCTCGTAATCACAACTCGCATAGGCAATAATATTGCCAAGAAACTACATGTAGATAATGGAAGTTCGGTTGCATCTTATATTACCATGCTTTCTCCCTAA